Proteins encoded together in one Methanobacterium bryantii window:
- the carB gene encoding carbamoyl-phosphate synthase large subunit, translating to MPKDHDIKKVLIIGSGPIQIGQAAEFDYSGSQACESLRAEGIETVLVNSNPATIQTDVDMADRVYVEPLTPEIVAKIIEKEKPDAILPTMGGQTGLNVATGLEEIGALKGVKVIGSSVETIRNVEDRELFDEFMKRLNEPVPKAHAVDTLEGALKAVEEIGYPVIVRPAFTLGGTGGGVAHNEEELMEVASRGLDMSYIGQVLIDQSVMGWKEFEYEVMRDKNDTCIIVCNMENIDQMGIHTGESIVVAPSQTLSDDDNQRLRNASIKIIRALKIQGGCNIQFAVHPVTGEYKVIEVNPRVSRSSALASKATGYPIAKISSKIAIGMTLDEIRNDITKETPASFEPSIDYVVAKIPRWPFDKFKGINRQIGIQMKSTGEVMAIGRTIEESLHKAIRSLDIGRYGFDDVEFNEELLENATDKRIFQVYTALKSGVSIEEIKKITKIDGFFLYKILNIINFEKELNKDTISDPFLLKKAKRMGFSDKKLSQITGMPEKQVRALREENGIIPTYKMVDTCAAEFEAKTPYYYGTYEQFDEVEVSDNKKVIILGAGPIRIGQGIEFDYCCVHGAMALKEEGIETIVINNNPETVSTDYDISNKLYFEPLTLEDVMNIVNKEKPYGVVVQFGGQTSINLAVPLAEEGVKILGTPHESIDRVEDREQFTKVLDRLGIPQADFGIAHSFEDAKTAAERIGFPVLVRPSYVLGGRAMEIVYDNTELEEYMKEAVKISPEHPILVDKFLEDAIEVDVDALCDGEDVFIGGIMEHIEEAGVHSGDSACVIPPQTIPAEVIETIKDYTRKLALELDVVGLMNIQYAVKDDGNPKVYILEANPRASRTVPFVSKAVGVPIAKVAAKLMMGTKLKDLGLVDMVKIDHVAVKESVFPFIKLPESDAILGPEMKSTGESMGIDENFGVSYYKSQLSAGMELPTEGKLFISVKDADKTKILDIVQKAEELGFDLVATRGTAKAVEDHVKIGRIKKISQGSPNIKEAMVNDEIDLIINTPSGKQSADDGYFIRRMAIELGIPYVTTLAGARAALTAIEKVKGDEIGVKSLNDYHKS from the coding sequence ATGCCGAAGGATCATGACATAAAAAAAGTTCTTATCATTGGATCAGGGCCAATTCAAATAGGTCAAGCAGCCGAATTTGATTACTCTGGTTCTCAAGCGTGTGAATCCCTCCGGGCAGAGGGAATTGAAACTGTACTTGTAAATAGTAATCCTGCAACAATTCAAACGGATGTAGATATGGCAGATAGAGTGTATGTCGAGCCATTAACTCCAGAAATCGTTGCAAAAATCATAGAAAAAGAAAAACCAGATGCAATTTTACCAACAATGGGGGGACAGACGGGTTTAAATGTCGCAACTGGACTTGAGGAAATAGGTGCTCTTAAAGGTGTTAAGGTAATAGGTTCATCAGTAGAAACTATACGAAATGTAGAAGATCGTGAACTTTTCGATGAATTTATGAAGAGGCTCAATGAACCGGTACCAAAAGCCCACGCTGTAGACACACTGGAAGGTGCATTAAAAGCAGTTGAAGAGATTGGATACCCTGTTATTGTCCGGCCTGCATTTACTCTTGGAGGTACTGGTGGGGGAGTGGCCCATAATGAAGAAGAATTAATGGAGGTTGCATCCCGTGGGCTTGACATGAGTTATATTGGTCAGGTACTTATTGATCAATCTGTAATGGGCTGGAAAGAGTTTGAATATGAGGTTATGCGTGATAAAAATGACACGTGCATAATTGTGTGTAACATGGAGAATATTGACCAAATGGGAATACACACTGGAGAGAGTATCGTTGTTGCTCCTTCTCAGACTTTAAGTGATGATGATAACCAGAGACTTAGAAATGCTTCTATTAAAATAATAAGGGCATTAAAAATTCAGGGAGGATGTAACATACAGTTTGCAGTGCATCCTGTAACTGGTGAATATAAAGTAATTGAAGTGAATCCACGGGTAAGTAGAAGCAGTGCATTAGCTTCCAAGGCAACCGGATATCCAATAGCTAAAATATCTTCTAAAATCGCCATTGGAATGACCCTTGATGAAATCAGAAACGATATTACTAAAGAAACACCTGCTTCTTTTGAACCTTCTATTGATTATGTTGTTGCTAAAATACCCAGATGGCCCTTTGATAAATTCAAAGGTATAAACAGGCAGATTGGAATCCAGATGAAGTCTACTGGGGAAGTTATGGCAATAGGGCGAACAATTGAAGAGTCTCTCCATAAAGCCATAAGATCTCTTGATATTGGGCGATATGGATTTGACGATGTGGAATTCAATGAGGAATTACTTGAAAATGCTACTGATAAGCGGATATTTCAGGTGTATACGGCTCTTAAATCCGGCGTAAGCATTGAAGAGATAAAGAAGATCACTAAAATTGACGGATTTTTCCTTTATAAAATATTAAATATCATTAATTTTGAAAAAGAATTAAACAAAGACACTATTTCTGATCCATTTTTACTGAAAAAAGCAAAAAGAATGGGTTTTTCAGATAAAAAACTTTCTCAAATTACAGGAATGCCTGAAAAACAGGTAAGGGCTTTAAGGGAAGAGAATGGAATCATTCCAACCTATAAGATGGTTGACACATGTGCTGCTGAATTTGAGGCAAAAACTCCTTATTACTATGGCACATATGAACAGTTTGATGAAGTGGAAGTTTCTGATAATAAAAAAGTTATTATACTCGGTGCCGGACCTATACGGATTGGGCAAGGTATAGAATTTGATTATTGTTGTGTACATGGTGCAATGGCACTTAAAGAAGAAGGAATAGAAACTATAGTTATAAATAACAATCCTGAAACTGTTAGTACTGATTATGATATCTCCAATAAGCTTTATTTTGAACCATTGACTCTGGAAGATGTCATGAACATAGTCAATAAAGAAAAGCCATATGGTGTGGTTGTACAGTTTGGTGGTCAAACATCAATAAATTTAGCTGTGCCTCTTGCAGAGGAAGGAGTAAAGATATTAGGTACTCCTCATGAGAGTATAGACCGTGTAGAGGACCGTGAACAATTTACAAAAGTTTTAGATCGCCTTGGAATTCCTCAGGCAGATTTTGGTATTGCTCATTCCTTTGAAGATGCTAAAACTGCTGCAGAGAGAATAGGATTCCCTGTACTGGTCCGTCCGTCATATGTACTGGGTGGGCGAGCTATGGAAATAGTTTACGATAACACAGAACTTGAAGAATACATGAAAGAAGCTGTAAAAATTTCGCCAGAACATCCTATCCTTGTGGATAAATTCCTTGAAGATGCTATTGAAGTGGATGTGGATGCCCTGTGTGACGGCGAAGATGTATTCATCGGTGGAATAATGGAACACATAGAAGAGGCAGGAGTACACTCAGGAGATTCAGCATGTGTTATACCACCACAGACTATTCCTGCTGAAGTTATAGAAACCATTAAAGATTACACAAGGAAACTCGCACTTGAACTGGATGTAGTTGGGCTTATGAATATCCAGTATGCAGTAAAAGATGATGGAAACCCTAAAGTTTACATTTTAGAGGCAAATCCACGTGCAAGCCGAACTGTTCCATTTGTCAGTAAAGCTGTTGGAGTGCCAATTGCAAAAGTAGCGGCTAAACTAATGATGGGCACCAAATTAAAAGATTTGGGCCTTGTAGATATGGTTAAAATTGACCATGTGGCTGTTAAAGAGTCAGTATTTCCATTTATCAAACTTCCAGAATCCGATGCAATACTCGGCCCTGAGATGAAGTCAACCGGGGAAAGCATGGGAATTGATGAGAACTTCGGTGTTTCTTACTATAAATCTCAGCTTTCAGCGGGTATGGAGCTTCCAACTGAAGGTAAATTATTTATAAGTGTAAAAGATGCCGATAAAACTAAAATCCTTGATATAGTTCAAAAAGCAGAAGAGCTAGGATTTGATCTTGTAGCAACAAGGGGAACTGCAAAAGCAGTCGAAGACCATGTAAAAATTGGAAGAATTAAAAAAATCAGTCAAGGTTCTCCAAATATAAAAGAAGCAATGGTAAATGATGAAATAGATCTTATAATAAATACGCCTTCAGGTAAACAGTCTGCAGATGACGGCTATTTCATAAGGAGAATGGCAATTGAACTTGGAATACCCTATGTTACAACACTTGCAGGAGCTCGTGCAGCACTTACTGCAATTGAAAAGGTTAAAGGCGATGAAATTGGAGTAAAATCATTGAATGATTACCATAAATCATAG
- the carA gene encoding glutamine-hydrolyzing carbamoyl-phosphate synthase small subunit gives MVREAKLALEDGTIFKGESFGFETTKTGEVVFATGMTGYVESLTDPSYKGQILMNTYPLQGNYGISDEWFQSNGIKAEGFIVRDESKHPSHSHSQKSLSEFLSDYKIPGISGVDTRALTIKIREHGTMKGALTTEDISDEELLDIAKHQPDIEEIDLVDQVCVDKPVIYGGDFKRRVAIVDCGIKNNSINALLKRETGVVVLPYKTNYKDVLDHDPDGILISSGPGDPTRVKEAIENVRKLSERLPVFGICLGQQVIGLAFGAKIYKMKFGHRGINQPIMDLRTDKVSITSQNHGFTIDPESIEKTPLKMTQVNLNDGTPEGIEHEELPVSSVQYHPEAGPGPHDTDYTFDRFLKIIKEY, from the coding sequence ATGGTAAGGGAAGCAAAATTAGCTTTGGAAGATGGAACAATATTTAAAGGAGAAAGTTTTGGTTTTGAAACTACAAAAACTGGGGAAGTAGTTTTTGCTACAGGAATGACAGGATATGTAGAATCACTTACAGATCCCTCATATAAAGGTCAAATATTAATGAATACTTATCCTCTTCAGGGAAATTATGGAATATCTGACGAATGGTTCCAATCAAATGGAATAAAGGCAGAAGGGTTCATAGTGAGGGATGAAAGCAAGCATCCATCACACAGCCACTCCCAAAAAAGCCTTTCAGAATTTTTAAGCGACTATAAAATTCCAGGAATAAGTGGAGTTGACACAAGAGCACTTACAATAAAGATCAGAGAACACGGAACCATGAAAGGAGCACTTACAACTGAAGACATATCTGATGAGGAACTGCTGGATATTGCAAAGCATCAACCAGATATAGAAGAAATAGACCTTGTAGATCAGGTTTGTGTGGACAAGCCTGTAATTTATGGGGGAGATTTCAAAAGGAGGGTAGCTATTGTTGACTGCGGAATAAAAAATAACAGTATAAATGCATTACTCAAAAGAGAAACTGGTGTAGTTGTTTTACCGTATAAAACTAATTATAAAGACGTTCTTGATCACGACCCTGATGGAATACTTATATCAAGCGGCCCTGGAGACCCCACAAGGGTAAAGGAGGCTATAGAAAATGTAAGGAAATTATCTGAAAGACTTCCTGTTTTTGGAATATGTCTTGGACAGCAGGTAATAGGGCTTGCATTTGGGGCCAAGATATACAAGATGAAGTTTGGCCATAGGGGAATAAATCAGCCAATAATGGATCTGAGGACTGATAAAGTTTCTATAACTTCTCAAAATCATGGATTTACTATTGATCCAGAATCAATTGAAAAAACTCCTCTTAAAATGACTCAGGTTAATTTGAACGATGGTACACCTGAAGGAATTGAACATGAGGAACTTCCAGTTTCAAGTGTACAGTACCATCCAGAAGCAGGTCCTGGACCTCACGATACAGATTATACATTTGATAGGTTCCTTAAGATAATAAAGGAATATTAA
- the rimI gene encoding ribosomal protein S18-alanine N-acetyltransferase produces the protein MIIREFKRPDIKRVLEIEMESFKDPYPASIIIDIYNLGAGFLVAQQDNIVVGYIIFWIRYEDEGHIISIAVDKNYRRKGVGAELVSYAVDIFKKCNVREIKLEVRVGNRGARKFYTKLGFKESKICEGYYEDGEDAVIMKKAVQNS, from the coding sequence TTAAACGTCCAGATATTAAAAGAGTCCTTGAAATTGAAATGGAATCATTTAAGGATCCTTATCCGGCAAGTATTATTATAGATATTTATAATTTAGGGGCAGGATTTTTAGTTGCCCAACAAGATAATATTGTTGTGGGATATATTATATTTTGGATCAGATATGAAGATGAAGGTCATATAATTTCAATTGCGGTAGATAAAAATTACAGAAGGAAAGGTGTAGGTGCGGAACTTGTAAGCTATGCTGTAGATATCTTCAAAAAATGTAATGTAAGAGAAATTAAACTAGAAGTTAGAGTTGGAAATAGGGGAGCAAGAAAATTCTACACTAAATTAGGTTTTAAAGAAAGTAAAATCTGTGAAGGTTATTATGAGGACGGTGAAGATGCTGTAATCATGAAAAAAGCCGTGCAAAATTCTTAG